A region from the Ammospiza nelsoni isolate bAmmNel1 chromosome 1, bAmmNel1.pri, whole genome shotgun sequence genome encodes:
- the SOSTDC1 gene encoding sclerostin domain-containing protein 1 — protein MLLPAIHFYGFLLACISTRSYLAFKNDATEILYSHVVKPAAASPSSNSTLNQARNGGRHYSSAGSDRNNRVQVGCRELRSTKYISDGQCTSINPLKELVCAGECLPLPLLPNWIGGGYGTKYWSRRSSQEWRCVNDKTRTQRIQLQCQDGSIRTYKITVVTACKCKRYTRQHNESSHNFEGTSQAKPIQHHKERKRASKSSKHSTS, from the exons ATGCTTCTCCCTGCCATTCACTTCTACGGCTTTCTCCTGGCTTGCATCTCCACGAGAAGCTACTTGGCTTTCAAGAACGATGCCACAGAGATACTTTATTCTCACGTCGTTAAACCCGCTGCGGCGAGCCCAAGTAGCAACAGCACGTTGAATCAAGCCAGGAACGGAGGCAGGCACTACAGCAGCGCTGGATCCGACCGTAACA ATCGCGTTCAGGTTGGTTGTCGGGAGCTGAGATCCACCAAGTACATCTCAGACGGCCAGTGCACCAGCATTAACCCCCTGAAAGAACTGGTGTGTGCTGGAGAATGCCTCCCTTTGCCACTGCTGCCCAACTGGATTGGAGGAGGCTACGGAACCAAGTACTGGAGCAGGCGGAGCTCGCAGGAGTGGCGATGTGTCAACGACAAAACTCGCACTCAGAGGAtccagctgcagtgccaggatgGAAGTATAAGAACCTACAAAATAACTGTGGTCACGGCCTGCAAGTGCAAGAGATACACCAGGCAGCACAATGAGTCCAGCCACAACTTCGAGGGAACCTCTCAAGCAAAACCCATCCAGCaccacaaagaaaggaaaagagccaGTAAATCCAGCAAGCATAGTACAAGTTAG